From Dictyoglomus sp., one genomic window encodes:
- a CDS encoding diguanylate cyclase yields the protein MYFLVREIKKLENHIRDYAYWDDMGEFGVIKKDKNWIKNNLEPWVRNTFHYDLVALLKENGKIIIKSPFENIPLKILLPKNLTITSGFYITKRGVLVYASSPVFDNYGKKFYHAFLIFGYIIDDSVLKEWEKTLDFGIVIKTKINTYSSDPNIPEISFSSDYCYKDNYLCILTPIDAKNGSFEFKIYKYEDLPSKISLFLQRSFILSLVFILILSILLSNFAISAIFEPLKTFQKNIEDIAEGKYNIELDINRKDEIGELARSFKKMVDKVSEREKELTLARKLAEESSLIDELTGIPNRKFLYQYTEYLIKTKEDFALVFIDLDNFKSINDLLGHSKGDEVLKEVAQWLKKNLREEDKLARYGGDEFCIILLDVNEDKAEEIVKRLYIKFLSENFITGIMIGFSYGISFFPKDGENLDKLLEKADERMYKMKYDESE from the coding sequence TTGTATTTTCTAGTACGAGAAATAAAAAAGCTTGAAAATCATATCAGAGATTATGCTTATTGGGATGACATGGGAGAATTTGGCGTTATTAAAAAGGATAAAAATTGGATTAAGAATAATCTGGAACCATGGGTTAGAAATACTTTTCACTATGATTTAGTTGCTCTTTTAAAAGAAAATGGAAAAATTATAATTAAAAGTCCCTTTGAAAATATCCCATTAAAGATTTTACTACCAAAGAATTTAACAATTACTTCTGGATTCTATATAACTAAAAGAGGAGTTCTTGTATATGCTTCTTCTCCCGTTTTTGATAACTACGGAAAGAAGTTCTATCATGCCTTTTTAATCTTCGGATATATCATAGACGATTCAGTCTTAAAAGAATGGGAAAAAACTTTAGATTTTGGTATTGTCATAAAAACCAAAATAAATACTTATTCCTCAGATCCTAATATACCTGAAATTTCTTTTTCTTCAGATTACTGCTATAAAGATAATTATCTTTGTATATTAACTCCCATAGATGCCAAAAATGGATCCTTTGAATTTAAAATCTATAAGTATGAAGATTTACCCTCTAAAATTTCCCTTTTTCTTCAAAGATCTTTTATTCTTTCACTAGTATTCATACTAATTTTATCTATTCTTTTAAGTAATTTTGCTATATCTGCAATATTTGAGCCTCTGAAAACCTTTCAGAAAAACATAGAAGATATTGCTGAAGGTAAATATAACATAGAGTTAGATATTAATAGAAAGGATGAAATTGGGGAATTGGCAAGAAGTTTTAAAAAAATGGTAGATAAAGTATCAGAAAGAGAAAAAGAATTAACCTTAGCAAGAAAATTAGCAGAAGAATCCTCCTTAATAGATGAATTAACAGGTATTCCCAACAGAAAATTTTTATACCAATACACAGAATATTTAATAAAGACTAAAGAAGATTTTGCTTTAGTTTTTATAGATTTAGACAATTTCAAAAGTATTAATGACCTACTAGGACACTCTAAGGGAGATGAAGTTTTAAAAGAAGTAGCCCAATGGTTAAAAAAGAATTTAAGGGAAGAAGATAAACTGGCAAGATATGGCGGGGATGAGTTTTGTATTATTCTTCTTGATGTTAATGAAGATAAAGCAGAGGAAATTGTAAAAAGATTATATATCAAATTTTTAAGCGAGAATTTTATAACAGGAATAATGATAGGCTTTAGCTATGGAATTTCCTTTTTCCCAAAGGATGGAGAAAATTTAGATAAACTTCTTGAAAAAGCGGACGAAAGAATGTATAAAATGAAATATGATGAAAGTGAATAG